A window from Sphingobacterium hotanense encodes these proteins:
- a CDS encoding TetR/AcrR family transcriptional regulator, translating to MEDKIVIAIKKSARELFRKYGYNKTSVNELAKNASIAKATFYKHFASKELILHAVLMDYIEENVSDILNKHVNEKDLATFLANTILRVSRVTYTVCNEFVGWEFLRESANAQEYLKILSDDLEFLLLRSFMQNETISATIPEERLTFLIKCSKNIVFSFAFTAVSVADVRKNFISFQKDMLPYLVEATLL from the coding sequence ATGGAAGATAAAATAGTCATAGCAATTAAGAAGTCTGCTCGCGAACTTTTTAGAAAGTATGGCTATAACAAAACTAGTGTCAACGAACTCGCCAAAAACGCTTCCATCGCTAAAGCGACCTTTTACAAACATTTTGCGAGTAAGGAACTGATCCTTCACGCTGTCCTGATGGATTATATCGAAGAGAATGTGTCGGACATCTTGAATAAGCATGTTAACGAAAAGGACTTGGCGACCTTTCTGGCGAATACCATCCTCAGGGTCAGCCGTGTTACCTATACGGTTTGTAATGAGTTTGTAGGCTGGGAATTCCTCCGAGAGTCTGCCAATGCGCAGGAATACCTCAAGATACTCTCGGACGATTTAGAGTTTCTGTTGTTGCGCTCCTTTATGCAAAATGAAACCATCAGCGCCACCATCCCCGAAGAACGCCTCACCTTCCTGATCAAGTGTAGCAAGAATATCGTATTCTCCTTCGCATTTACCGCCGTCTCCGTCGCAGACGTCCGCAAGAATTTTATTTCCTTCCAAAAAGATATGCTCCCTTACTTGGTTGAGGCAACCTTGTTGTAG
- a CDS encoding M23 family metallopeptidase: MIKQKTSVVILDANGDSDRKIQVPTFIVKNWKRVLGLGILLICLACGTIVYLATKNTSERYEKELTQKVKALEAAKQSLATEEASNQMSMEQVQKSFDAIDSTLNQINAKMRKRGLKDIAPKIKNVGGPVEEEINLEELTKFYKKELKNLDKKLEGIPLGIPHHGKITSRFGYRRNPFTNRGREMHSGIDIKGRTGEPIKATAAGKVVHAGYKGQYGRVVIIEHSNGWETRYAHLSRTNVRVGQRVEAGQIIGGLGNTGRSTGPHLHYELLSNGTKLNPEKTLRF; encoded by the coding sequence ATGATTAAACAAAAGACTTCCGTTGTTATTCTAGATGCCAACGGAGATTCTGATCGCAAGATCCAGGTTCCTACTTTTATAGTAAAAAACTGGAAAAGAGTTCTTGGCTTGGGCATTTTATTGATTTGCCTAGCCTGCGGTACTATCGTTTACCTCGCTACAAAAAACACCAGCGAACGTTACGAAAAAGAGTTAACTCAGAAAGTGAAAGCCCTTGAGGCTGCAAAACAATCGCTAGCAACGGAGGAAGCCTCAAATCAAATGAGTATGGAGCAAGTCCAGAAATCATTTGACGCTATCGATAGTACTCTTAACCAAATTAATGCCAAAATGCGTAAAAGGGGATTAAAAGATATCGCCCCTAAAATAAAAAACGTCGGAGGACCAGTTGAGGAGGAAATAAACTTGGAAGAACTAACCAAGTTTTACAAGAAAGAGTTAAAAAATTTAGATAAGAAATTAGAAGGTATTCCTTTAGGAATTCCTCATCATGGCAAGATTACATCACGCTTTGGTTACCGTCGCAACCCTTTTACAAATAGAGGTAGAGAAATGCATTCGGGCATTGATATCAAAGGCAGAACCGGAGAACCTATTAAAGCGACTGCTGCGGGCAAAGTGGTGCATGCAGGTTACAAAGGTCAGTACGGACGTGTAGTCATTATAGAACACAGCAATGGATGGGAAACTAGATACGCACATCTTTCCAGAACAAATGTTCGCGTAGGACAACGTGTAGAAGCGGGTCAAATAATTGGTGGCTTAGGAAATACTGGCCGATCAACAGGTCCACATCTTCATTATGAATTGCTGAGCAACGGCACAAAATTAAACCCGGAGAAAACATTAAGATTTTAA
- the mutY gene encoding A/G-specific adenine glycosylase — protein MSFSARILDWYHDHKRALPWRETKNPYIIWLSEIILQQTRVEQGTPYFFKFVEEYPNVTKFAAAEQASILRLWQGLGYYSRARNMHKAAKQVVDLYDGIFPTHYKDLLSLPGVGEYTAAAIASFAENHAHAVLDGNVFRVLSRYFGIEEPINSTAGKKLFSKLADELLDRVHPGEYNQAMMDFGAMQCKPKNPDCSICPLQVDCVAYGKGLQAELPKKLKGKKSRNRYFHYFVLERDGEVMMSQRPEGDVWTNLFEFPMLETSEMQSHIELQASAAFRDIFGDAQLRPIVGMQKHVLSHQNIYASFYKLENIDTDIAKKSNWNYYLLENLDKLAKHKLISSFVERYF, from the coding sequence ATGTCATTTTCAGCACGTATACTCGATTGGTACCATGACCATAAAAGAGCATTACCATGGCGAGAAACAAAGAATCCCTACATTATTTGGCTTTCCGAGATCATCCTCCAGCAGACAAGAGTTGAGCAAGGGACACCATATTTTTTTAAATTTGTAGAGGAATATCCAAATGTAACAAAATTCGCTGCCGCTGAACAGGCAAGTATTCTTCGCTTATGGCAGGGGTTGGGGTATTACTCCCGTGCTCGAAATATGCATAAAGCTGCTAAACAGGTGGTTGATCTGTATGATGGCATATTTCCGACGCATTATAAAGATCTTTTATCGCTGCCCGGAGTGGGCGAATATACAGCTGCTGCCATTGCCTCCTTCGCTGAAAATCACGCACATGCGGTGTTAGATGGCAATGTTTTCCGCGTTTTATCACGTTATTTCGGAATTGAAGAGCCCATCAATTCGACCGCTGGTAAGAAGTTGTTTTCCAAGCTTGCCGATGAGTTATTAGATCGGGTGCATCCGGGAGAATATAATCAGGCGATGATGGATTTCGGCGCTATGCAATGTAAGCCGAAGAATCCAGATTGTAGTATTTGTCCATTACAAGTCGATTGTGTTGCGTATGGGAAGGGCTTACAGGCAGAACTTCCAAAGAAATTGAAAGGAAAAAAAAGCCGGAACCGATATTTTCATTATTTTGTACTGGAGCGCGATGGCGAGGTGATGATGTCGCAGCGCCCGGAAGGTGATGTTTGGACAAACCTTTTTGAGTTTCCGATGTTAGAAACTAGTGAGATGCAATCGCACATTGAATTGCAAGCATCTGCTGCTTTTCGCGATATTTTTGGGGATGCACAGCTACGCCCGATCGTCGGGATGCAGAAGCATGTTCTTAGTCATCAGAATATTTACGCGAGCTTTTATAAGCTGGAAAATATCGATACAGATATAGCGAAAAAAAGCAATTGGAATTATTATTTGTTGGAAAATTTAGATAAATTAGCTAAACATAAACTCATTAGCTCTTTCGTTGAGCGATATTTTTAG
- a CDS encoding single-stranded DNA-binding protein — protein MSGVNKVILVGHLGKDPEIRYLEGNVSVASFPLATSETFSKDGKRIEQTEWHNIVLWRGLADVAGKYLSKGKLVYIEGKLRTRSYEDKEGIRRYTTEIVAESFNLLGRRSDFEPQNPQGSSTATSTTEAEKEQSVDFTENDDDNDGLPF, from the coding sequence ATGTCTGGTGTAAACAAAGTTATTTTAGTAGGGCATCTAGGTAAAGACCCTGAGATCCGTTATTTGGAAGGTAATGTAAGCGTGGCGAGTTTTCCGTTGGCAACATCAGAGACCTTCAGTAAAGACGGTAAGCGTATTGAGCAAACCGAGTGGCATAATATCGTTTTATGGCGTGGACTTGCTGATGTTGCGGGAAAGTACTTAAGTAAAGGCAAGTTGGTCTACATCGAAGGGAAATTGAGAACCCGTTCCTATGAAGATAAAGAAGGTATTCGTCGATATACGACAGAAATCGTTGCTGAGAGCTTTAATTTATTAGGACGTCGATCGGACTTCGAGCCGCAAAATCCACAAGGATCATCTACCGCTACATCTACCACTGAAGCTGAAAAAGAACAATCTGTTGATTTTACGGAGAATGATGATGATAATGATGGCTTGCCATTTTAA
- the pheS gene encoding phenylalanine--tRNA ligase subunit alpha, with the protein MLQDKITQYTQEIEAFAPNSAHDVEAFRLKFLVSKGVVKSLFEEFKTVSSEEKRVLGKVLNEFKQLAENKFKEASEQFNNAADSGQNKSEGDLTLPGEGFQVGSRHPLSLVRKEIVEIFKKLGFIVAEGNEIEDDWHNFSALNFAPEHPARDMQDTFFVKKQDGNDVVLRTHTSSVQVRLMENGQPPFRAIMPGRVYRNEAISARAHCFFHQVEGLYVDEEVSFADLKQTLYHFVKELYGEDTKVRFRPSYFPFTEPSAEMDISCSICKGAGCQMCKQSGWVEILGCGMVDPNVLENCGIDSKKYSGYAFGMGIERITNLKYEIRDLRLFSENDVRFLSQFETEII; encoded by the coding sequence ATGTTGCAAGATAAAATAACGCAGTATACCCAAGAGATTGAAGCATTTGCTCCGAATTCGGCGCATGATGTGGAAGCATTCCGTCTTAAGTTTTTAGTGTCGAAAGGCGTCGTGAAGAGTTTGTTCGAAGAGTTCAAAACGGTTTCATCAGAAGAGAAGCGCGTTTTGGGTAAAGTATTGAACGAATTCAAACAATTAGCTGAAAACAAGTTTAAGGAAGCTTCAGAGCAATTTAATAATGCAGCGGATAGCGGTCAGAATAAGAGTGAAGGTGATCTTACCTTACCGGGCGAAGGTTTCCAAGTCGGTTCAAGACATCCATTATCTTTAGTGCGCAAAGAAATCGTTGAGATCTTTAAGAAATTAGGTTTCATTGTTGCCGAAGGTAATGAAATTGAAGACGATTGGCATAACTTCTCGGCATTGAATTTTGCTCCGGAGCATCCAGCGCGTGATATGCAGGATACCTTCTTTGTGAAGAAACAAGACGGTAATGATGTGGTATTGCGTACGCATACCTCTTCGGTACAGGTTCGATTGATGGAAAACGGACAACCTCCATTCCGTGCGATTATGCCTGGGCGTGTTTATCGTAATGAAGCTATTTCTGCTCGTGCACACTGCTTCTTCCATCAGGTGGAAGGTTTGTACGTAGACGAGGAGGTTTCATTTGCAGATTTGAAGCAGACTTTATATCACTTTGTGAAAGAGTTGTACGGTGAGGATACGAAAGTTCGTTTCCGTCCTTCTTATTTCCCTTTTACAGAACCTTCGGCAGAGATGGATATCTCCTGTTCGATCTGTAAGGGCGCCGGTTGTCAGATGTGTAAGCAATCGGGCTGGGTAGAGATCTTAGGCTGTGGTATGGTGGATCCAAATGTATTGGAGAACTGTGGTATCGACAGTAAGAAATATTCGGGTTATGCATTCGGTATGGGTATCGAACGTATCACCAACTTGAAATATGAGATTCGCGACTTAAGGCTATTCTCGGAAAATGATGTTCGTTTCTTGTCTCAATTCGAAACAGAGATCATTTAA